Sequence from the Nocardiopsis sp. YSL2 genome:
GGAGATAGGTCATGGTTCGCGCCCCTTCGGTCGTCCCTGCCGGCTCCCCGGCGGCGACGGCGGGGTGCGCGGCGGTGGGGTCCGCCGCGCCGCCGGCGATGTTCGGCGATTGCTCCAAATTAGCTTGTCAAAGCGCTATTACGGACGCGTAAACGGATCAACGCCGTGAGTGTGACCCCGCCCGCACCCGCGTGGAGTCGGGCGGGTACGGGCGGGCGCGGGCGATCCGTCGCTCCGGCCGTCAGTGGACGGTGGACACGCCCGCGTCGTCGAAGGTGGCGACGTTGCGCAGCGCGCGGGCCGACCCCTGCAGGAGCGGCAGCGCCAGCAGGGCGCCCGAGCCCTCGCCCAGCCGCATCTCCAGGTCGACCAGGGGGCGCAGCCCCAGGTGTTCGAGTGCGAGCGTGTGCCCGGGCTCGCTGGAACGGTGGCCCGCGAAGCAGGCGGACATGGACTCGGGCGAGATCGCCGACGCGACCAGGGCGGCCGCTCCGGCGATGACGCCGTCCAGCAGCACGGGCACCCGCAGGGCGGCGCCGCCGAGCACGAACCCGGCCAGAGCGGCGTGCTCCAGGCCCCCCAGGGCGGCCAGGACACCGATGGGGTCGGAGCGGTCCACGGGGTTGGCGGCCAGGGCGCGCCGCACGACCTCCACCTTGTGCTCGTGCATGGCGTCGTCCACGCCGGTCCCGCGGCCGGTGGCCCGGGCCGGGTCCGCGCCGGTCAGGGCGCACACGAGCGTGGCCGCCGGCGTGGTGTTGGCGATGCCCATGTCCCCGGTGATCAGGCAGCGGTTGCCCGCCGAGACGAGGTCGCGGGCGACCTCGATGCCGCCTTCCAGGGCCTGGAGGGCCTGGGCGCGGGTCATCGCCGGGCCCTGGGTGAAGTCGGCGGTGCCGCGCGCGACCTTGCGGGGGAGCAGTCCGGCGGCGCGGGGCAGGTCGCCCACCACGCCGACGTCGACCACGGTGACCTCCGCGCCGACCTGCTCGGCGAAGGCGTTGACGACCGCGCCGCCGTCCAGGAAGTTCTGCACCATCTGCGCGGTGACCTCCTGGGGCCAGGCGGTCACCCCCTGCGCGTGGACGCCGTGGTCACCGGCGAAGACGGCGACGGCGGCGGGTTCGGGGATGGGCGGGGGGCACTCCTCGGCGAGCCCGGCCAGCTGCACCGAGACCTCCTCCAGGACCCCGAGGGAGCCCGGCGGCTTGGTCATCCGGTTCTGGCGGTCCCTCGCCTCCTCCACGGCACGGGGGTTCAGGCCTCCGATGGTGGTGATGGTCTCCTCCAGCAGGCTTGTGGGCTCCTGGCCGGGTAGACCGCGGTGACCGTACCGGTCGCGGTGGACCGCCCAGGACAGGGGACGCCCCTTGGCCCAGCCCGCGAGGCTGAGTTCGGGCTCGGTGGGGAACTGCTCGACGTAGCCGACGCAGAGGTAGGCGACGACGTCGAGGTGGGAGGGGAGTTCGAGGGCGTCGGCGACGTCCCGCTCGTCGACGAAGCCGACCCACCCCACGCCCAGCCCCTCGGCGCGGGCGGCGAGCCACAGGTTCTCCACCGCCAGGGCCGCGGCGTAGGCGGCGCTGGCCGGCTGGGCGTGGCGGCCCTGGCCGTGGCGGCCGCCGCGGGTGGGGTCGACGGTGACGGCGATGTTGAGGGGGGAGTCGAGGATCGCCTCGACCTTGAGCCCGGAGAACGCCCGGGCGCGGACGCTGGGCATGGCGCGCGTGTGGTCGTCCCGCTCGGCCTGGGCGAGGTCGCGCACGCGGGAGCGCAGGTCGGGGGCCTCGATGACCAGGAAGTCCCAGGGCTGGACGTGTCCGACGCTGGGCGCCTGGTGGGCCGCCTGCAGAACGCGCGTGAGGACGTCGTCCGGCACCGGGTCGGGCCGGAATCCGACACGGACGTCGCGCCGTTCGCGGATGGCGCGGTAGACGGCGTCGCGTTCGGCGTCGTCGAAGGCGTGTCCGGCCCGGTCGTCGAACGGGGCCGGCCGGTCGTCGGCGGGGGACGTGGTGGTCTGCGCCTGGTCGGCGGGAACCGCCCGGGGGCCGGTGTGGCTCTGCGGTCCGGTGCGGTCCGGTTCCTCGACGGGCGCGGCTGCTTCGTGTGCGTACATGCTCTGTTCCGGCTCGGGTGCCACGGCGCGGGTCCGCGCGGGCTCGGGGGCTGTGTCGGACGGTGGTGGCGTCCGTTCGGCGCTGGTGCGCGCGGTGGCGGGGTGACGGCCCTCGGCGGGCTCGGCCGTCCGGGTCTCCGGCTCGCGTTCGCCGCCGCGGAAGGGGATGACGTTGGGGCGGTGGTCGGTCGCCGTCGGCGCGGCGGCGTCGGGTTCACCGGCGGACGCGGCTCCGGGTTCGGTTTCCGGCTCCGGCTCGGGCTCGGGCTCGGGCTCGGTGCGGTCCGGTGCCGACGCGGGATCCTCGGCCCGGGGCAGGCGGGTCGGCGCGGTCCGGGGCTCGGGGTGGGGCGTCGCCGTCGGCGCGGGTTCGGCCGGTGCCGTGGGCGGTCGGCGGAACGGGTTGGCGGGTCCGGCCGACGCGCGCGGGCGCTGTGCCCGCGTGCCGCGGCCGCTCTCCGGCAGGCCGTCGAGCAGCCCGCCGAGGCCGGAGTCGGCCGTCGGCGCGGGCTCGCCGCGCCGGGCGTCCTCGCGGTCATCGTTGGTCATGATCGCTCCCCGTGGAGGTGTGTCGACTGCCCGTAGTCCGCTTGATCCGTCTAGAGACCGGTAAGCGTAGTGTGCGGCGTTCATCCCATCCGCACGGGTCCCCCCAGACCCCGGACAACCGGGCCCGGCACGGTCGCCGAGCGCCTCAAGTCACCACCAACTGTGCCAGAGTTCGCCCCAGTACGCGGTGGGTACTCGGTTCCCGCACGGCCACCCTGAGCCACTCCGGCCCCAGCCCGGGAAAGGTGTCGCCCCGCCGAACGGCCACGCCCCGATCGCGCAGGCGCTCGCGCAGCCGATCCGCTTCGGGTGCTCTGACCAGGAGGAACGACCCCCGCGCACCGGGAAGTACGTGCAGCCCCGCGGCCTCGAGCACAGCGGCCAGGTCCCGGCGCCGCTCCTCCAGCCGCGCCGCCCAGGCGTCGGCCTCGGCGACCGCGCGGGGGGAGCAGCAGGCCTCGATCGCGGCCAGCGCCGGGGAGGAGACGGGCCACAGGGGCTGGGCCGCGGCCAGGCGCGCGGCCAGCGCGGGTTCGGCGAGCAGGTATCCGGCGCGCAGGCCCGCCAGCGACCACGTCTTGGTGAGGCTGCGGACCACCACCAGTCCCGGCAGGTCGCGACGCCCGGCCAGGGACTCGGGCTCGCCCGGGACGCAGTCGGCGAACGCCTCGTCGACCACGAGCACCCGCCCGGGGCGGGCCAGGGCGGCCAGGGTCCGGGCCGGGTGCAGCACGGACGTGGGGTTGGTGGGGTTGCCCAGGACGACGAGGTCGGCGTCGTCGGGGACCAGGGCCGGGTCGAGGGTGAAGTCGGGGTCGAGCACGACCCGGTCGACGCTGTGCCCGGCTGCGCGCAGGGCGGCCTCGGGCTCGGTGAACTGGGGGTGCACGACCACCGCCCGGACCGGATCCAGGGCGCGCGCCAGCAGGACGAACGCCTCGGCGGCGCCCGCGGTGAGCAGTACCTCGGCGGGATCCCGATCGTGGCGCCGGGCGACCGCCGCCCGAGCCGCGCTCTGGTCCGGGTAGGCGCCCAGGTGCGCCAGGGAGTCGGCGAGGCGGCGGCCCAGCCACGCCGGAGGCGCGGTCCCGCGCACGTTCACGGCGAAGTCCAGCAGTCCGCCGCCGGTCTCGGCGTCGCCGTGATGCCGCAGGTCGTAGCCCATGTCCACACTCCCCCTCGAA
This genomic interval carries:
- the cobT gene encoding nicotinate-nucleotide--dimethylbenzimidazole phosphoribosyltransferase, translating into MTNDDREDARRGEPAPTADSGLGGLLDGLPESGRGTRAQRPRASAGPANPFRRPPTAPAEPAPTATPHPEPRTAPTRLPRAEDPASAPDRTEPEPEPEPEPETEPGAASAGEPDAAAPTATDHRPNVIPFRGGEREPETRTAEPAEGRHPATARTSAERTPPPSDTAPEPARTRAVAPEPEQSMYAHEAAAPVEEPDRTGPQSHTGPRAVPADQAQTTTSPADDRPAPFDDRAGHAFDDAERDAVYRAIRERRDVRVGFRPDPVPDDVLTRVLQAAHQAPSVGHVQPWDFLVIEAPDLRSRVRDLAQAERDDHTRAMPSVRARAFSGLKVEAILDSPLNIAVTVDPTRGGRHGQGRHAQPASAAYAAALAVENLWLAARAEGLGVGWVGFVDERDVADALELPSHLDVVAYLCVGYVEQFPTEPELSLAGWAKGRPLSWAVHRDRYGHRGLPGQEPTSLLEETITTIGGLNPRAVEEARDRQNRMTKPPGSLGVLEEVSVQLAGLAEECPPPIPEPAAVAVFAGDHGVHAQGVTAWPQEVTAQMVQNFLDGGAVVNAFAEQVGAEVTVVDVGVVGDLPRAAGLLPRKVARGTADFTQGPAMTRAQALQALEGGIEVARDLVSAGNRCLITGDMGIANTTPAATLVCALTGADPARATGRGTGVDDAMHEHKVEVVRRALAANPVDRSDPIGVLAALGGLEHAALAGFVLGGAALRVPVLLDGVIAGAAALVASAISPESMSACFAGHRSSEPGHTLALEHLGLRPLVDLEMRLGEGSGALLALPLLQGSARALRNVATFDDAGVSTVH
- the cobC gene encoding Rv2231c family pyridoxal phosphate-dependent protein CobC — protein: MGYDLRHHGDAETGGGLLDFAVNVRGTAPPAWLGRRLADSLAHLGAYPDQSAARAAVARRHDRDPAEVLLTAGAAEAFVLLARALDPVRAVVVHPQFTEPEAALRAAGHSVDRVVLDPDFTLDPALVPDDADLVVLGNPTNPTSVLHPARTLAALARPGRVLVVDEAFADCVPGEPESLAGRRDLPGLVVVRSLTKTWSLAGLRAGYLLAEPALAARLAAAQPLWPVSSPALAAIEACCSPRAVAEADAWAARLEERRRDLAAVLEAAGLHVLPGARGSFLLVRAPEADRLRERLRDRGVAVRRGDTFPGLGPEWLRVAVREPSTHRVLGRTLAQLVVT